In the genome of Halostella limicola, one region contains:
- a CDS encoding redoxin domain-containing protein, with product MIDTGDDAPDFTAPLANGDIESFTLSEELDDAPLVLAFFPGAFTSVCTSEMCTFRDELSAFEDVGATVYGVSVDTPFTLNEFRDQNDLNFGLLSDVDKDVIDAYGVSMDFADLGVHGVAKRAVFVVDDDGEVAYEWVSDDPGVEPDYDEVAAAAEDAA from the coding sequence ATGATCGACACAGGTGACGACGCTCCCGACTTCACCGCACCGCTCGCGAACGGCGACATCGAGTCGTTCACCCTCTCGGAGGAACTCGACGACGCGCCCCTCGTTCTCGCGTTCTTCCCTGGGGCGTTCACGAGCGTCTGCACGTCCGAGATGTGCACCTTCCGCGACGAGCTCTCCGCGTTCGAGGACGTCGGCGCGACGGTGTACGGGGTCAGCGTCGACACGCCGTTCACGCTGAACGAGTTCCGCGACCAGAACGACCTGAACTTCGGGCTTCTCAGCGACGTCGACAAGGACGTCATCGACGCGTACGGCGTCAGCATGGACTTCGCCGACCTCGGCGTCCACGGCGTCGCCAAGCGCGCGGTGTTCGTCGTCGACGACGACGGCGAGGTCGCCTACGAGTGGGTCAGCGACGACCCCGGCGTCGAACCCGACTACGACGAGGTCGCCGCGGCCGCCGAGGACGCCGCGTAA
- a CDS encoding HD domain-containing protein codes for MAEISSDGNGRTYAPDAEHAFPDERLNAVLEFLRNDEEVQAYLEAQNVNPVTRKGYNDHGAKHISIVRNRALCLYDLLKEAGVEFNGASDQGLDEADEAVIVGLAGTLHDIGHVVHRDSHAYYSIPLAADVLDRILPEFYDTADAVRVKGEVLHAILCHHTSEDPLTTEAGVIRVADALDMERGRSRMPYEMGGRGINTISSQAIENVALLPGDDRAVLVEIEMTNAAGVYQVDNLLKAKLHGSGLEDDIRIVAVNVNEEDADQLVERIEL; via the coding sequence ATGGCAGAGATATCTAGCGACGGCAACGGCCGTACGTACGCACCCGACGCGGAGCACGCGTTCCCGGACGAGCGCCTGAACGCGGTGCTCGAGTTTCTGCGAAACGACGAGGAGGTGCAGGCGTACCTCGAAGCGCAGAACGTCAACCCCGTCACGCGCAAGGGGTACAACGACCACGGGGCGAAACACATCAGCATCGTTCGCAACCGCGCGCTGTGCCTCTACGACCTGCTGAAGGAGGCGGGCGTCGAGTTCAACGGCGCGAGCGACCAGGGCCTCGACGAGGCGGACGAGGCCGTCATCGTCGGGCTCGCCGGGACGCTCCACGACATCGGTCACGTCGTCCACCGGGACAGCCACGCCTACTACTCTATCCCGCTGGCCGCCGACGTTCTCGACCGGATCCTCCCCGAGTTCTACGACACGGCGGACGCCGTGCGGGTGAAAGGCGAGGTCCTGCACGCTATCCTCTGTCACCACACGTCCGAGGACCCACTGACCACCGAGGCCGGCGTCATCCGGGTCGCCGACGCGCTCGACATGGAGCGCGGCCGGTCGCGGATGCCCTACGAGATGGGTGGTCGGGGGATCAACACGATCTCCAGTCAGGCCATCGAGAACGTCGCCCTCCTGCCCGGCGACGACCGGGCGGTGCTCGTCGAGATCGAGATGACCAACGCCGCGGGCGTCTACCAGGTGGACAACCTGCTCAAGGCGAAGCTGCACGGGTCGGGCCTCGAAGACGACATCCGCATCGTCGCGGTCAACGTCAACGAGGAGGACGCGGACCAGCTCGTCGAGCGGATCGAGCTGTAG
- a CDS encoding MFS transporter yields MSGSPGSVRHLFRNREFVALASTAFARSQAYSTILIALALYADLFNTSGAVEGLFGTAFAAAQLVIVLPLGRLIDVGNAKRYLVAGLLLNVGVFVGFSFVSAVEHVVAMRVVQGVGASLLWITGTAVVGEISPDESRGLWLGAYNQVGAVSSLAGDVFGGLLLYLYGFRTTYAVLIAVTAFATLSVVLFLRDNPGGKKDADEATGVQTLRNLLGRTAVRALVTFRLAFSVGKMAVIIFLPIYARTEFGISALLIGGILAGGKLTKSLLQGTVGEYTDRVGSKHHFVLAGALLYAVGTALIPFAEYGAAVFPTVSLTVLGDTLTLVPAFFALFTAYGLIGVADSLRLPASMALFVEEGEQFDAVAGSMSLRSIAWKVGQVSGPVAVGALWDATSVFVAFWTAAAFIVVSSGAFAVLYDRDPIGDATTVASTD; encoded by the coding sequence GTGTCGGGGTCCCCGGGCAGCGTTCGACATCTCTTTCGGAACCGCGAGTTCGTCGCGCTGGCGAGCACCGCGTTCGCCCGCAGTCAGGCGTATTCGACGATCCTCATCGCGCTCGCGCTGTACGCCGACCTCTTCAACACGAGCGGCGCGGTCGAGGGGCTGTTCGGCACCGCCTTCGCGGCGGCGCAACTCGTCATCGTCCTCCCGCTCGGCCGGTTGATCGACGTCGGCAACGCGAAGCGGTATCTCGTCGCCGGCCTCCTGCTCAACGTCGGCGTGTTCGTGGGGTTCTCGTTCGTCTCGGCCGTCGAGCACGTCGTCGCAATGCGCGTGGTTCAGGGAGTCGGCGCGAGCCTGCTCTGGATCACCGGTACCGCCGTCGTCGGCGAGATCAGCCCGGACGAGTCCCGCGGGCTCTGGCTCGGGGCGTACAACCAGGTCGGTGCCGTCTCCAGCCTCGCGGGCGACGTGTTCGGCGGCCTCCTGCTCTATCTCTACGGCTTCCGGACCACCTACGCCGTGCTGATCGCCGTCACCGCGTTCGCGACGCTCTCGGTCGTCCTCTTCCTCCGGGACAACCCCGGCGGGAAGAAGGACGCCGACGAGGCGACGGGCGTCCAGACGCTCCGGAACCTCCTCGGCCGGACCGCCGTCCGCGCGCTCGTCACGTTCCGCCTCGCGTTCAGCGTCGGGAAGATGGCGGTCATCATCTTCCTGCCCATCTACGCGCGCACCGAGTTCGGGATCAGCGCGCTCCTCATCGGCGGTATCCTCGCGGGCGGGAAACTCACGAAGTCGCTGCTGCAGGGGACCGTCGGCGAGTACACCGACAGGGTCGGGAGCAAACACCACTTCGTGCTCGCCGGTGCGCTGCTGTACGCGGTCGGGACGGCGCTCATCCCGTTCGCGGAGTACGGCGCGGCCGTCTTCCCGACGGTGTCGCTGACGGTACTCGGGGACACGCTGACGCTCGTACCCGCCTTCTTCGCGCTGTTTACCGCCTACGGGCTGATCGGCGTGGCCGACAGCCTCCGCCTGCCGGCGAGCATGGCGCTGTTCGTCGAGGAGGGGGAGCAGTTCGACGCCGTCGCCGGGAGCATGTCGCTTCGCTCTATCGCCTGGAAGGTCGGGCAGGTGTCCGGTCCCGTGGCGGTCGGCGCGCTCTGGGACGCGACGTCAGTGTTCGTCGCCTTCTGGACCGCGGCCGCATTCATCGTCGTCTCCTCGGGCGCGTTCGCGGTGCTGTACGACCGCGACCCGATCGGGGACGCGACGACCGTCGCGTCGACCGACTGA
- a CDS encoding TrmB family transcriptional regulator, whose amino-acid sequence MATRTQSGEATLPRELKSPRAKLVYLYLSTRGGATVEALQDGLHLEKITLFSILETLSRQDLVRKDADTYRPT is encoded by the coding sequence ATGGCTACACGGACCCAGAGCGGGGAGGCGACGCTCCCCCGAGAACTGAAGTCGCCGCGCGCGAAACTGGTGTACCTGTATCTCTCCACCCGGGGCGGGGCGACCGTTGAGGCGCTACAGGACGGACTGCATCTGGAGAAGATCACCCTGTTCAGCATTCTGGAGACCCTCTCGCGGCAGGACCTGGTGCGGAAAGACGCCGACACGTATCGGCCTACGTGA
- a CDS encoding FAD-binding protein — MHEHDVIVVGGGGAGLRAAIAASEEGADTAIVSKLHPVRSHTGAAEGGINAALREGDSWEDHAYDTMKGSDYLGDAPAIETLAQDAPEEVINLEHWGMPFSREDDGRVSQRPFGGLSFPRTTYAGAETGHHLLHTMYEQAVKHGIQVYDEWQVTELAVTDHEDPEDRKCHGVVAYDVKTGNIEGFKANRGVILATGGPGQVYDHTTNAVSNTGDGYAMAYRAGVPLEDMEFVQFHPTTLPSTGVLISEGVRGEGGVLYNADGERFMFEHGYANNEGELASRDVVSRAELTEVNEGRGVNDEYVYLDMRHLGEERILDRLENILHLAEDFEGVDGLVEPMPVKPGQHYEMGGIETDENGETCIEGLYAAGECACVSVHGSNRLGGNALPELIVFGKRAGQHAAGKDMKEAEITTGYTDECEPGEVDTPVAPGSIRQTSDDVAADGGALADPTAVVEQTVEHERERVQSFLEKDEGLQHAAIREDLQASMTENVNVFRNEDGLKTALEDIREARERYQDVYVDDPSRTFNTDLLHTIETRNLIDLAEAITLGALAREEFRGAHWRQEFQERRDDEWLKHTLLRWNDGDPELFYKPVILEGENKTYEPKVRSY, encoded by the coding sequence ATGCACGAACACGACGTGATCGTGGTCGGCGGCGGCGGTGCGGGCCTCCGAGCCGCGATCGCAGCGAGCGAGGAAGGAGCGGACACGGCGATCGTCTCGAAACTGCACCCGGTGCGCAGTCACACGGGCGCCGCGGAGGGCGGCATCAACGCCGCTCTGCGAGAGGGCGACTCCTGGGAGGACCACGCCTACGACACGATGAAGGGGTCGGACTACCTCGGCGACGCGCCGGCCATCGAGACACTGGCGCAGGACGCGCCCGAGGAGGTCATCAACCTCGAACACTGGGGCATGCCGTTCTCCCGCGAGGACGACGGCCGCGTCTCCCAGCGCCCGTTCGGCGGCCTCTCGTTCCCCCGGACGACGTACGCCGGGGCCGAGACGGGCCACCACCTGCTGCACACGATGTACGAGCAGGCGGTCAAACACGGCATCCAGGTGTACGACGAGTGGCAGGTGACCGAACTCGCCGTCACCGACCACGAGGACCCCGAGGACCGCAAGTGCCACGGCGTCGTCGCGTACGACGTCAAGACCGGCAACATCGAGGGCTTCAAGGCCAACCGCGGGGTCATCCTCGCGACCGGCGGTCCCGGCCAGGTGTACGACCACACCACCAACGCCGTCTCGAACACCGGCGACGGCTACGCGATGGCCTACCGCGCCGGCGTCCCGCTCGAGGACATGGAGTTCGTCCAGTTCCACCCGACGACGCTCCCCTCGACCGGCGTCCTCATCAGCGAGGGCGTCCGCGGCGAGGGCGGCGTCCTCTACAACGCCGACGGCGAGCGGTTCATGTTCGAACACGGCTACGCGAACAACGAGGGCGAACTCGCCTCCCGCGACGTCGTCTCCCGCGCCGAGCTGACCGAGGTCAACGAGGGACGGGGCGTCAACGACGAGTACGTCTACCTCGACATGCGCCACCTCGGCGAGGAGCGCATCCTCGACCGCCTGGAGAACATCCTCCACCTCGCGGAGGACTTCGAGGGCGTCGACGGTCTCGTGGAGCCGATGCCGGTCAAGCCCGGCCAGCACTACGAGATGGGCGGCATCGAGACCGACGAGAACGGCGAGACCTGTATCGAGGGCCTGTACGCGGCCGGCGAGTGCGCCTGCGTCTCGGTCCACGGGTCGAACCGCCTGGGCGGCAACGCCCTGCCCGAACTCATCGTGTTCGGCAAGCGCGCCGGGCAGCACGCCGCCGGCAAGGACATGAAGGAGGCCGAGATCACGACGGGCTACACCGACGAGTGCGAGCCCGGCGAGGTCGACACGCCCGTCGCGCCCGGCTCAATTCGGCAGACGAGCGACGACGTCGCGGCCGACGGCGGTGCGCTGGCCGACCCCACGGCGGTCGTCGAGCAGACCGTCGAGCACGAGCGCGAGCGCGTGCAGTCGTTCCTCGAGAAGGACGAAGGGCTCCAGCACGCGGCGATCCGCGAGGACCTGCAGGCGTCGATGACGGAGAACGTCAACGTCTTCCGCAACGAGGACGGCCTGAAGACCGCGCTGGAGGACATCCGCGAGGCGCGCGAGCGCTACCAGGACGTGTACGTCGACGACCCGTCCCGGACGTTCAACACCGACCTCCTGCACACCATCGAGACGCGGAACCTCATCGACCTCGCCGAGGCCATCACCCTCGGCGCGCTCGCCCGCGAGGAGTTCCGCGGCGCGCACTGGCGACAGGAGTTCCAGGAGCGCCGCGACGACGAGTGGCTGAAGCACACGCTGCTGCGCTGGAACGACGGGGACCCCGAGCTGTTCTACAAGCCCGTCATCCTCGAAGGCGAAAACAAGACCTACGAGCCGAAGGTCCGCAGTTACTGA
- a CDS encoding succinate dehydrogenase/fumarate reductase iron-sulfur subunit: MSTQVPETETETEAETESKPHQERRMAEKAERREAADRERLAREELEAADETVHLKVFRYDPEVEGKQEPRFDDFHVPYEKGMTVLDALMYARDHYDSSLTFRHSCRQAICGSDAMFVNGSQRLCCKTQLGELETPVRVEPLPHQEVVKDLVVDMQHFYDQMEAVEPYFQTNETPDGELEEQRQSRENREKIKMSTRCIWCGACMSSCNIAAGDNEYLGPAAINKAYRFYMDEREGEDLQEHRMRVLEQEHGVWRCQTQFSCTEVCPKDIPLTEHIQELKREAVKSNLKFW, encoded by the coding sequence ATGAGCACGCAAGTTCCGGAGACCGAGACGGAGACCGAAGCCGAGACGGAGAGCAAACCGCATCAGGAGCGCCGGATGGCCGAGAAGGCCGAGCGCCGCGAGGCCGCCGACCGCGAGCGCCTCGCGCGCGAGGAACTGGAGGCCGCCGACGAGACGGTCCACCTGAAGGTGTTCCGCTACGACCCCGAAGTCGAGGGCAAGCAGGAGCCGCGGTTCGACGACTTCCACGTCCCCTACGAGAAGGGGATGACGGTGCTCGACGCGCTGATGTACGCGCGCGACCACTACGACTCCTCGCTCACCTTCCGGCACTCCTGCCGGCAGGCCATCTGCGGGAGCGACGCGATGTTCGTCAACGGCTCCCAGCGGCTCTGCTGCAAGACGCAGCTGGGCGAGCTGGAGACCCCCGTCCGCGTCGAGCCGCTCCCCCATCAGGAGGTCGTAAAGGACCTGGTCGTCGACATGCAGCACTTCTACGACCAGATGGAGGCCGTCGAGCCGTACTTCCAGACCAACGAGACGCCGGACGGCGAACTGGAGGAGCAGCGCCAGTCCCGCGAGAACCGCGAGAAGATCAAGATGTCGACGCGCTGCATCTGGTGCGGCGCGTGCATGTCCTCCTGCAACATCGCCGCCGGGGACAACGAGTACCTCGGCCCCGCGGCGATCAACAAGGCCTACCGCTTCTACATGGACGAGCGCGAGGGCGAGGACCTGCAGGAACACCGGATGCGCGTCCTCGAACAGGAACACGGCGTCTGGCGCTGCCAGACCCAGTTCTCCTGTACCGAGGTGTGCCCGAAGGACATCCCCCTGACCGAACACATTCAGGAGCTCAAGCGCGAGGCTGTCAAGAGCAACCTGAAGTTCTGGTGA
- a CDS encoding succinate dehydrogenase hydrophobic membrane anchor subunit: protein MAERYSSFEPASTRWVLQRVTAAFLVVVLAFHFFLLHFVHHAYEIEFAGTQARMQNIGYFATMIAFLVTGTFHGVNGVYNALINQGLEGTQKQVVKWVLVVASLGLIAQGVRVAIAMAGF from the coding sequence ATGGCGGAACGGTATTCCTCGTTCGAGCCCGCCAGCACGCGATGGGTCCTCCAGCGCGTGACTGCGGCGTTTCTCGTCGTGGTGCTCGCGTTCCACTTCTTCCTCCTGCACTTCGTGCACCACGCCTACGAGATCGAGTTCGCCGGCACGCAGGCCCGGATGCAGAACATCGGCTACTTCGCGACGATGATCGCCTTCCTCGTGACGGGCACGTTCCACGGCGTCAACGGCGTGTACAACGCCCTGATCAATCAGGGCCTCGAAGGCACGCAGAAGCAGGTCGTCAAGTGGGTGCTGGTCGTCGCCAGCCTCGGACTGATCGCACAGGGCGTCAGAGTCGCCATCGCAATGGCGGGATTCTAA
- the sdhC gene encoding succinate dehydrogenase, cytochrome b556 subunit codes for MSQSYNRGRVEDFGRWREFSAGMWAWVFHKFTGWVLIGYLFTHIAVLSSATQSAEVYNTTLQGLESLFIVRIMEIGLLAVAVFHILNGIRLLMVDLGVGLEAQDKSFYASMVLTGLIVVASVPTFLSEVGV; via the coding sequence ATGAGTCAGTCTTACAATCGAGGTCGCGTCGAGGACTTCGGTCGGTGGCGGGAGTTCTCGGCCGGCATGTGGGCCTGGGTCTTCCACAAGTTCACCGGCTGGGTGCTCATCGGCTACCTGTTCACGCACATCGCCGTGCTGAGCAGCGCGACCCAGAGCGCCGAAGTGTACAACACGACGCTGCAGGGCCTCGAGAGCCTGTTCATCGTCCGCATCATGGAGATCGGGCTGTTGGCGGTCGCCGTGTTCCACATCCTCAACGGGATCCGCCTGCTGATGGTCGACCTCGGCGTCGGCCTCGAAGCGCAGGACAAGAGCTTCTACGCGTCGATGGTGCTGACCGGCCTCATCGTCGTCGCGAGCGTCCCGACCTTCCTCTCGGAGGTGGGCGTCTGA
- a CDS encoding succinylglutamate desuccinylase/aspartoacylase family protein gives MSDTEAETFTYNGGSVAPGESANIRYSVSETYLGDPVRIPVTIVNGERPGPTAFLSAAVHGDELNGIEVVREVANEWDHSGLCGTVVCMPVVNVPGFLAQQRYLPIYDRDLNRSFPGSENSTSSKRIASRIFDNFIAPCDIGLDFHTSTRGRTNMLHVRGDTENEEVRRLANAFGSNVIISSDGPSGTLRREATEHGVPTITIEMGKAHEFQRHFIDRALEGVASVFAEFGLHPTNAVRWPGWRTVVDGSAEKTWLRADTGGMVEMHFSRGSLVRKGETICTITNPFETETNDVTAPFTGLLVGILQNPLVYPGNPICHLVELDPATRSALERERGGTV, from the coding sequence ATGAGCGACACGGAGGCCGAGACGTTCACCTACAACGGCGGGAGCGTCGCGCCGGGTGAGTCGGCCAACATCCGGTACAGCGTCAGCGAGACGTACCTCGGCGACCCCGTCCGGATCCCCGTGACGATCGTCAACGGGGAGCGTCCCGGCCCGACGGCGTTTCTCAGCGCGGCGGTCCACGGCGACGAGCTCAACGGCATCGAGGTCGTCCGCGAGGTGGCGAACGAGTGGGACCACTCGGGGCTGTGCGGCACGGTCGTCTGCATGCCCGTCGTCAACGTCCCCGGGTTCCTCGCCCAGCAGCGCTACCTCCCCATCTACGACCGCGACCTCAACCGCTCGTTCCCCGGGTCGGAAAACAGCACGAGTTCGAAGCGGATCGCCTCCCGTATCTTCGACAACTTCATCGCCCCCTGCGACATCGGCCTCGACTTCCACACCTCGACGCGCGGCCGAACGAACATGCTCCACGTCCGGGGGGACACGGAGAACGAGGAGGTGCGCCGGCTGGCCAACGCGTTCGGGTCGAACGTCATCATCTCCAGCGACGGGCCGAGCGGCACCCTCCGGCGGGAGGCGACCGAGCACGGGGTCCCGACGATCACCATCGAGATGGGGAAGGCCCACGAGTTCCAGCGCCACTTCATCGACCGCGCGCTGGAGGGCGTCGCGAGCGTCTTCGCCGAGTTCGGGCTGCACCCCACCAACGCCGTCAGGTGGCCGGGCTGGCGCACCGTCGTCGACGGGTCCGCCGAGAAGACGTGGCTCCGCGCCGACACCGGCGGGATGGTCGAGATGCACTTCTCGCGGGGGTCGCTCGTCCGGAAGGGCGAGACGATATGCACGATCACCAACCCCTTCGAGACCGAGACCAACGATGTGACGGCCCCCTTCACGGGCCTGCTCGTGGGCATCCTCCAGAACCCGCTCGTGTATCCGGGGAACCCGATCTGCCACCTCGTTGAACTCGACCCGGCGACCAGAAGCGCCCTGGAGCGGGAGCGCGGGGGGACCGTCTGA